One window from the genome of Candidatus Chlorohelix allophototropha encodes:
- a CDS encoding asparagine synthetase B family protein: MLVGYCGNEPKNPTLFEQVAKSCGQPLIVRFNSYGGLAANKLYTTKTGALLAIEGTLLDTSGEELSATLENQVAAVLAETQGQWAIAYLSEKLTLARDHFGACQLFYARAGSTVWFSSSLRLLLTIPEIARTRKLNLEALYAYLAFSFIPAPYTLLQNVQAVPPATALTFDSTLPHALDLFPLPETDINPLTLTDWQAALQTRLESAMRRRLPNPTKEVALSLSGGLDSSAVGAWLKHLNIKFRAFHLDFGDGFNGEGYQARNVAQHLGVPLEIIPIAPGKDTGRALQEMVRELEQPFGDPVTLPLHMLYRTIAQQGYSTVFNGEGGDQLFAGWPNKAMFAAELYGAEDRAESYLHTFHHFYGKQIAAHLFGERLNEVAKATDLRRIIEPYLETPPLSGLFARLRWTNYRLKGSQNIMPRAATLARAAGLEMHAPLFDLDLARFALTIPGDMLQNGSVEKYLFKLTLGNMLTPEIIELPKRGMGVPAAEWCLGALRPLVKELVGKNLLKRGLFRPDYVRQLLAGEDLPSEIRARRVGEKLWQLLILELWLQLFFDGKAL; the protein is encoded by the coding sequence ATGCTGGTTGGATACTGCGGTAACGAGCCAAAAAACCCTACCCTATTTGAGCAAGTGGCAAAATCCTGCGGGCAACCGCTAATCGTCCGTTTCAACTCTTACGGTGGGCTTGCTGCCAACAAGTTATATACAACCAAAACAGGCGCTTTGCTGGCAATTGAGGGTACATTGCTCGATACCAGCGGTGAGGAACTAAGCGCAACCCTTGAAAATCAGGTGGCAGCGGTTCTGGCTGAAACTCAAGGGCAATGGGCAATCGCATATTTGTCAGAAAAGCTAACGCTCGCCCGTGATCATTTCGGGGCATGCCAATTATTCTATGCCCGCGCTGGTTCTACCGTCTGGTTCAGTTCCAGCTTGCGTTTATTGCTGACTATCCCCGAAATAGCCCGCACTCGTAAGCTGAATCTAGAAGCGTTATACGCCTATCTTGCTTTCTCTTTCATACCTGCCCCCTATACTTTGCTGCAAAACGTGCAAGCCGTACCACCCGCAACCGCGCTAACCTTTGATAGTACTTTACCGCATGCGTTAGATCTATTTCCGCTACCTGAAACAGATATAAACCCCTTAACCCTCACCGACTGGCAAGCCGCTTTGCAAACCCGGCTTGAAAGCGCAATGCGCCGCCGTTTGCCCAACCCGACAAAAGAGGTTGCGCTGTCCCTCTCCGGTGGGCTAGACTCAAGTGCGGTTGGGGCATGGCTCAAGCACTTGAACATCAAATTCAGGGCGTTTCATTTGGATTTTGGCGATGGATTTAACGGAGAGGGATATCAGGCGCGAAATGTAGCACAGCATTTGGGCGTTCCTTTGGAAATTATTCCGATTGCGCCAGGTAAAGATACCGGACGCGCCTTGCAGGAAATGGTGCGCGAACTAGAACAGCCGTTTGGCGACCCGGTTACACTCCCACTTCACATGCTCTATCGCACTATCGCGCAACAAGGCTATAGCACGGTTTTTAACGGCGAAGGTGGCGACCAACTTTTCGCAGGCTGGCCCAACAAAGCGATGTTCGCGGCAGAACTTTATGGGGCAGAGGATCGCGCCGAAAGCTATCTACACACTTTTCACCATTTCTATGGTAAGCAAATTGCAGCGCACCTGTTTGGTGAGAGGTTGAATGAGGTGGCAAAAGCTACCGATTTACGGCGTATAATCGAGCCATACTTAGAAACACCGCCGCTATCCGGTTTATTCGCCCGCTTGCGCTGGACTAACTACCGCCTCAAAGGTAGCCAAAACATTATGCCCCGCGCTGCTACCCTTGCACGCGCCGCCGGGCTGGAAATGCACGCGCCGTTGTTTGACCTTGATTTGGCGCGTTTCGCCCTGACAATTCCGGGTGATATGTTGCAAAATGGCTCGGTAGAGAAATATCTTTTTAAGTTAACGCTTGGCAATATGCTGACTCCTGAAATTATCGAACTCCCCAAGCGCGGCATGGGCGTTCCGGCAGCGGAGTGGTGTCTAGGGGCATTACGTCCGCTGGTTAAAGAATTGGTAGGTAAAAACCTGCTAAAACGAGGGCTATTTCGCCCAGATTATGTGCGACAATTGCTGGCAGGCGAAGACTTGCCCAGCGAGATTCGGGCGCGGCGTGTAGGTGAAAAGCTCTGGCAATTGCTTATACTGGAACTTTGGCTACAACTCTTTTTCGATGGTAAAGCGTTATAA
- a CDS encoding Rad52/Rad22 family DNA repair protein encodes MLHKDQIEALRQPLDWARVKERPGPGGTRLSYLEGYDVIDKANEIFLPGEWGHETLEVQYHEVADPSSGEVVGAFYSARVRLEVRGCIPVTEEGVCPVELVKGKGLVLEHDKGRKGAITDALKRCFRIYGEQLGNSLYDRAYISEQRAAVRKAGNPKLATNKTSQPEQAGKNNPTYLAEIRELAARRKLSMQGIEKRCRELYGTGLAELSAEQATDIIAKLKETLPAARAG; translated from the coding sequence ATGTTACACAAAGATCAAATCGAAGCGCTACGCCAACCACTTGATTGGGCGCGTGTGAAAGAGAGACCCGGACCGGGTGGTACTCGCCTTTCCTATCTTGAAGGCTATGATGTTATAGACAAAGCCAATGAAATATTCTTACCGGGTGAGTGGGGACATGAAACTCTTGAAGTACAATACCACGAAGTGGCTGACCCCTCATCAGGAGAGGTGGTAGGAGCGTTCTACTCGGCACGGGTACGGTTGGAGGTGCGAGGCTGTATCCCGGTGACTGAGGAAGGGGTTTGCCCAGTTGAGTTGGTAAAGGGTAAAGGTCTGGTGTTAGAACATGACAAAGGGCGAAAGGGCGCGATAACCGATGCTTTGAAACGCTGCTTCAGGATATATGGAGAGCAACTTGGTAACAGTTTGTATGACCGCGCCTACATTTCCGAGCAACGCGCTGCTGTTCGTAAAGCTGGGAATCCTAAATTAGCCACGAATAAAACTTCCCAACCGGAACAGGCGGGTAAAAACAACCCAACTTATTTGGCAGAAATTAGAGAATTAGCTGCTCGGCGTAAACTCAGCATGCAAGGCATCGAAAAACGCTGCCGTGAATTATACGGTACTGGGCTAGCCGAGCTTAGTGCCGAACAAGCAACGGATATTATCGCCAAGTTGAAAGAAACATTGCCTGCCGCACGTGCAGGTTGA
- the lepB gene encoding signal peptidase I produces MLQFVSPDDLKDKKPTPRFRLIILALVLVCLFGVGAFLLIPPVQAPTSKTHEVTLDGNAMSPTYLKGSRLIYEPRLQYMQGDVIVFHDPQQQQERVRRVVATAGQTLQINSGVLFVNGVQVVEPYLATKSNRDFPIITVPVGAVFVLGDNRDNSLDSRDFGAVPLSNILGAIKG; encoded by the coding sequence ATGCTTCAATTTGTTTCACCGGATGACCTGAAAGATAAAAAACCAACCCCACGTTTCCGGCTGATTATTTTAGCTCTTGTTTTGGTTTGTTTATTTGGAGTTGGTGCATTCTTGCTCATTCCCCCTGTGCAAGCGCCTACTTCAAAAACCCATGAGGTAACACTGGACGGAAACGCGATGTCGCCGACCTATCTCAAAGGCTCAAGACTAATCTATGAACCGCGTTTGCAATATATGCAAGGTGATGTCATCGTTTTTCATGACCCTCAGCAGCAACAAGAACGAGTGCGGCGGGTAGTGGCAACTGCCGGACAAACTTTGCAAATTAATAGTGGGGTTTTATTTGTAAACGGCGTGCAAGTAGTAGAACCCTACTTAGCCACGAAAAGCAACCGTGATTTTCCGATTATTACTGTGCCAGTCGGCGCAGTCTTTGTGTTAGGCGATAATCGTGATAATAGCCTCGATTCTCGCGATTTTGGCGCAGTGCCGTTAAGTAACATTCTGGGCGCGATAAAAGGATAG
- the asnB gene encoding asparagine synthase (glutamine-hydrolyzing), translated as MQYRSWFSGIFGLEAERVLPTLFGHGELVSSRIIGKVAFGYLKRVDGTQPDFYTDFSGQVVLAADATLYNLSEIVATLRQRGLASSERASPGELLLGLYLEFGAEFAKHVRGMFTVAIWDGHTDKLILTRDAIGARSLYYAPTRSRLAFSSTLRSLRRFPDLKLEINLDAVRKYLTCAFVPGEVTLLEGIYELLPGHYLVAQQGVNGAIDYETRPYWQAREGEWDENAPVETYSDPLRRMLEQAVSERLPNNGAVGVLLSGGLDSSAITALTTRLYGDEAVHTYSISFGAEYPNELEFSSMVARHCGTRHRILEIGGEEIARLLPSTVALLDDPVGDPLTVPNFLLDRTASQDTDIVLNGEGGDPCFGGPKNLPMVLHEMYLDGASASLAREQNYLRSYQKCYDDLPQLLTPATLNRLEKLPPLEELVAPYLDERSGMQHYLNRLMLVNVRLKGAHHILHKVDRMTAAHGIEARSPMFDRRIVDYSFCIPPRWKQYGNVEKYVLKKAVEDILPREIINRPKSGMMVPVQAWFRKPLRKLAKETLLGKRARERGILNQKLLKDWLDYRDITFPRHGVKLWLALTLELWFQAYVDAPRA; from the coding sequence ATGCAATATCGTAGTTGGTTTAGCGGCATTTTCGGACTTGAAGCCGAAAGGGTTTTGCCTACTCTATTCGGGCATGGCGAACTGGTAAGCAGCCGAATAATTGGCAAAGTCGCTTTTGGTTATCTCAAACGAGTGGATGGAACGCAACCTGATTTCTACACCGACTTTTCAGGACAGGTAGTATTAGCAGCCGACGCCACCCTATACAACCTGTCCGAAATTGTCGCCACGTTGCGGCAACGCGGTTTGGCAAGCAGTGAGAGAGCGAGTCCGGGCGAATTATTATTAGGGCTATATCTCGAATTCGGCGCAGAATTTGCCAAACATGTGCGCGGCATGTTTACGGTGGCAATTTGGGATGGGCACACCGATAAGCTTATTCTTACCAGAGATGCCATTGGGGCGCGTTCGCTCTATTACGCGCCTACCCGTTCGCGGTTGGCTTTTTCCTCCACGTTGCGCTCGTTGCGGCGTTTCCCCGACCTCAAGCTGGAAATAAACCTTGATGCCGTTCGCAAGTACCTGACGTGCGCCTTTGTGCCGGGGGAAGTCACCCTGTTGGAAGGGATATACGAATTGCTACCGGGGCATTATCTGGTGGCACAGCAGGGTGTGAACGGCGCAATCGACTACGAAACGCGCCCTTACTGGCAGGCTCGCGAGGGCGAATGGGATGAAAACGCGCCGGTGGAAACCTACAGCGACCCCCTACGCCGTATGTTGGAGCAAGCGGTCAGCGAACGCTTACCGAATAACGGTGCAGTAGGGGTCTTGTTGAGTGGCGGGCTAGACAGCAGCGCCATCACTGCCCTAACCACCCGCTTGTATGGCGATGAAGCGGTACATACCTATTCCATCTCCTTTGGCGCAGAGTATCCCAACGAACTCGAATTTAGCAGCATGGTAGCGCGTCACTGTGGCACTCGTCACCGTATTCTTGAAATCGGCGGAGAAGAAATCGCCCGCCTTTTGCCAAGCACCGTTGCCTTACTAGACGACCCGGTTGGCGACCCTCTCACCGTACCCAATTTCCTGCTAGATCGTACTGCCAGCCAAGACACCGATATTGTGCTAAACGGAGAAGGCGGCGACCCCTGCTTTGGTGGACCTAAAAATCTACCGATGGTTTTGCACGAAATGTATCTGGATGGCGCTTCCGCCAGCCTTGCACGAGAGCAAAATTACCTGCGCTCTTACCAGAAATGCTACGACGACTTGCCCCAACTTCTAACACCCGCCACGCTGAATAGGCTGGAAAAGCTGCCGCCGCTTGAAGAACTGGTCGCGCCTTATTTGGATGAACGTAGCGGTATGCAGCACTATCTCAACCGCTTGATGCTGGTTAATGTTCGTCTCAAAGGGGCGCATCACATTCTCCACAAGGTTGACCGCATGACCGCTGCGCATGGGATAGAGGCGCGTTCTCCTATGTTCGATAGGCGTATTGTGGATTATAGTTTCTGTATCCCGCCGCGCTGGAAGCAATACGGCAATGTCGAAAAATATGTCCTGAAAAAAGCGGTGGAAGATATTCTCCCTCGTGAAATTATCAATCGTCCTAAAAGCGGCATGATGGTTCCGGTACAAGCGTGGTTCAGAAAACCCTTACGAAAGCTGGCAAAAGAAACACTCCTCGGCAAACGCGCCCGTGAACGCGGTATCCTGAACCAGAAATTATTAAAAGATTGGCTGGATTATCGTGATATTACTTTCCCCCGACATGGAGTCAAGCTGTGGCTGGCATTGACGCTGGAGTTGTGGTTTCAGGCGTATGTGGATGCGCCTCGCGCTTGA